The genomic stretch GAAAATATAAATGAGAGGTCTTCGATATGTTCTAGAACGAGATTACAGGTAATCAAATCAGCAGACTCATTGCTACAAGCCCATGACTTCGTGATATCTCCTGTAACAAATATCACGTTGGATGAGGTGATTTTCTCTTTTGCCTTTTCGAGCATTGGTGCCGAAAAATCGATTGCATAGACTTTTTCAGCTATTTGTGAAAGTAGAAGTGTATTTTTACCTGTACCACAGCCAATTTCAACCACTGATTTATACCTTAAACCCATTAAGGTTTCTCTGGTGACTACTTGATCCAGATCGCGCGTCAGGTTTTCATCAGCATCGTATGTAGCCGACCAACTATCGTATGCAGCTTGAATATTCATATTGGCTCGCGATGGATATCGTACCTGCTGATGATAACTTTAGTTTACTTGACTTTTGAATACCTATCGACGGGCTAGAAAAAGTCATCACAAAAGCATTTAATACGATACACTAGGCGTCTTGTGAAGGTATGAATCATCCGTCAATTGCTTTAACATGAAATCGGCGACATCGGCGCGAGAGATTTTGAGTTTTGATGTCTTGTCGGTGCCTGGAAAACCATGCCGATACGTGTCGGTGCGATTCCCATCTATGAAGGCTCCCGGACGAACGATTGTCCAGTTCAAGTGGCTTTGCTTGATGTAGTTCTCTTGCTTCACATGATCTGCATATGCTTGACGCAGGAAAACCCCAAACATGATGTACTTCCAAAAAAAGTTGAGATTATCCCAACTATCCCCAATCCCAAGAGTCGTTTGGCAGATCAAACGCTGAACGCCAGCTTTCTCCATGGCGTGGATAATATGTCGTGTCCCTTGTGATCTGATTGTCCCATTCTTACCTGCTCCGATCGCACATAAGACTGCATCTTGACCTTGTAATGCCTTCTCTACAGATGCAAGATCCATGACATCACCCTGAACAATCTTCAGGTTTGGGTGTTTGATGTCGAGCTTTGCAGGATCGCGGGTAAATGCCGTGACAGTGTATTCCTGCTCAAGAGCTTGCTTAACAAGCTGGCGCCCTATGCTGCCTGTTGCTCCAAAAATAAGTAGCTTCATATTCTTTGCTCCCTCTACTTTATAAGCTGCCGAACTCGATAAGTGATGATATTAGACAACTTCCAAGCCTCAATAAATTCTCTTGTGAGTCTTTTAAGAGCGTGATTCTCGTTTCAAGTAACTTCGCCAACTCTCACTACGCAAACTAGAATTAATGTGTAATAAATATCCCATAGTTCCTCACGAACAATCACTATTTCAGCTTAGATAAATTACCTGTCATGGGCTATCTAATTCCTGTGCAACTATCAAAATCTTGCTACTAGTTTTCAGTCTGTAAGCTCAGAATTTCTCCCAAAGTAAATACAATTAAATCAAACACCCATGTGATTTGACCCACAATAAATCAGTGAAAATCTCATGTCTCTAGCCCCTAGCCCCTATTCTCAAATTAGCTAAATTGGGTTTTGCATCATGACAAATCCAGCCACCGATCAGACAGAAACAACCTACTTGCCCATCTTGTCTAGCCAGGCTCAGGGCTGGGAAAATATTCTCGTCGAGGAATTTCAACAACCTCCAGGTGAGGCGAGGTGTCATTACAGCGATGAACATACGATTTATCTGTCTCTTGCTCCCCATCCCATTCGCTTGCTGCAAATTCAAGGGGACAAAACCCACACAGGATTGTACACGAAAGGTGATATTTCTGTAACACCTGCAAAGACGCCACTTTTTGCACGTTGGGAAAAAGATGATCACTACTTGCAGATTCGGATTGCGTCTCGTTTTATCCAGAGCGTTGCCACAGAAGCTCTAGCAATGAATCCAGAGCAGCTGGAATTACTGCCCGAATTTCGGATTCGTGATTCTCAGATCGAGGCGATCGCCATGATGTTTCTGTGTGAACTGCAACAGGAAAATCTAGGCGGGAGGCTCTACATTGAATCACTGGCAAATGTTCTGGCAGTGCATCTGCTCAGACAATATGTTGCCGCTAAACCTTATATTCAAACATACGAGGGTGGGTTATCTGAGCGCCAACTACTGCAAGTCTTGGAATATATCAACGAACATCTCAATCAAGACATTAAGCTTGTAGATTTAGCTCAGTTACTGAACATTAGCCAATTTCATTTCAGCCATCTGTTTAAGCGATCGCTCGGTACGGCTCCCTACCAATACCTAATCCAGCAACGGATAGAACGCGCAAAGCAGTTGTTGAAACAAACTAATCTATCAATTATGGACATTGCCTTAGAGTGTGGATTCAACAGCCACAGCCATTTGAGCAAACAGTTTCGGCAATTTACAGGCATGACACCAAAAGCCTATAGAGCGAATTAAACGTCGTGCAGTTGAGCCGATGCAGACAACCTCTCGGCGCTGGCTTCAAAACAATATTTAATCAGGTGGCGAATTAATTGAATTTCTCCCAGCAGCATCGGTAAGTTCGTTATACCGATGAGAAGGCGGCTAGTCGCGTGCATGGGGACTGTAGGCTGCGGTTACTTACCCCCACTAATGTCTATAAAAGAAGCTGTTGTGTACGAAGCCTCATCCGAAAGCAACCACAAAATTGCTTTTGCAACTTCAATTGCTTGCCCACCTCTCTTCATGGGGACAAATTCTTTGACTCGCTCCACACGATTTGGTTCACCACCGCTTGCATGAATATCAGTGTAAATAAAACCCGGACGTACAGCATTCACACGAATACCCTCATCGGCAACTTCCTTTGCTAACCCAATCGTCATTGTATCAATTGCTCCTTTGGAAGCAGCATAGTCTACATACTCACCAGGAGAACCGAGACGAGAAGCTGCTGAGGAGACATTAACAATTGCTCCTCCTCTACCACCATGTTTGGTAGACATCCGTTTAATGGCTTCTCTTGCACACAGAAAACTTCCGATGATATTTGTTGTCAAAATTCGCTGCAAGCGAGCAGCATCCATATTCTCTACTCTTGTTTGCGGCTCCAGAATTCCAGCATTATTGACAAGTGCAGTCACTTTTCCTAACTGTTGATCCACCTGATTAAATAGATGAATCACATTCGTCTCGGAAGCAACATCAGCAGCTATTGCGATCGCTCTACCTCCACTGTGCTTAATAGAATCGACAATCTGATTTGCAGCCTCTTGATTGCGAAGATAATTGATGCAAACAGCATAACCTCGCTCGGCAGCAAGACAGGCAGTAGCAGCACCAATACCACGACTACCGCCTGTAACAATCAGGACTTTTTCCATTGCTGTAAAGACTTACAAACTACTTTCATGCATAATACAACGTTTAACTACATCTCAAATCTTGATCAGATTGGAAATCTGAGGCGATCGCATTCTTCTCACTAGTGAAGGTTTTCAATTGGGCGATCGCGAAAAAACAATTTTCTTGTGGCATTCGGAAAACCCTAAAAACAGTGGAGTAATCCCATCTGTTGCCTCTAAAGCAGTTGCAGCAAAATCAAGATAGTAAGAAGTCCGAATGTGAAATAAATCTAGATTTCCGACTTCTTAATGTTCTCCTCATCCCCACTAGGAATCGGTTCTATGAAGACGGAAACCAGTTCACAATCGGCTTACAATAAATTTATTGAGCAGGTCAAATCTTCTCAGGTACAATGGGTTGCCATAAAGCCTGATCGCATTGAATACACTCTCAAACCTGAATTTGGCAGCCAGCGCTACTACACTGAATTCTCTGGACAAATTGAGGATCTCTCCAGACTTTTGCACAGCTATAATGTAGAATTTGCTACCATCCCTGATAATTCTGCGAACGCCGCAGGCATCATCGGCTTACTCCTTTCTACCGGGATGCTCGTGGGTATTTTTGCATGGCTTTTAAAATTCACCAATGCAGGTGGTGGTGTAGGCGTTGGCATGGGCATGGGTAAAAGTAATGCACGGGTTTACAGTCGGGGCAAGACAGGTACGACCTTTGCAGATGTGGCGGGTGCAGATGAAGCCAAGCAAGAACTTCAAGAGGTTGTTGACTTTCTGTCCAATGGCGAAAAGTACCGCAAGATTGGGGCGAAAATCCCCAAAGGTGTGCTGTTGGTTGGGCCTCCCGGAACAGGTAAGACTCTGTTGGCAAAAGCCGTTGCTGGCGAAGCGGGGGTTCCTTTCCTAAGTATGTCTGGATCGGAATTTGTTGAAGTCTTCGTAGGTGTGGGTGCATCGCGGGTACGTGATTTGTTTAACCAAGCAAAGCGCCAGGCTCCCTGCATTATTTTTATTGATGAACTGGATGCGATCGGCAAAACTCGTGGCAACAATCCTATTGGTGGCAATGATGAGCGGGAACAAACTTTGAACCAATTGCTGACGGAAATGGATGGCTTTGATGGTAATAATGGCGTAATTGTAATTGCAGCCACGAACCGTCCTGAAATCCTTGACCCTGCCCTACTTCGCCCTGGTCGCTTTGACCGCCAGGTTTTGGTTGATCGCCCCGACAAAAGCGGCAGATTAGAAATTCTGCGGGTGCATACGCGATCAGTGTCCCTTAGTAAAGATGTGGAGCTAGAGGTGATCGCTGCCCAAACTCCCGGTTTCGCTGGTGCAGATTTAGCCAACCTTGTCAATGAAGCGGCGCTGATGGCAGCCCGCAAAAATCATCAGGTAGTTTTCATGAGTGATTTCCAAGAGGCGATCGAACGGGTGATTGCAGGATTGGAAAGGCGATCGCGGATTCTCACTCCCCTAGAACGGCAGACAGTAGCGTATCACGAGGTTGGGCATGCTCTTGTTGGCGCACTTATGCCCAGTGGCGCTAAGGTCTCCAAAATTTCGATCGTGCCTCGTGGATTGGGAGCATTGGGCTATACCTTGCAAATGCCAGAGGGCGATCGCTTCTTGCTGCTAGAAGATGAATTACGTGGGCAGCTTGCGACCTTACTTGGCGGACGAGCGGCAGAGGAAATTGTCTTCGGTAAAGTCTCTACAGGAGCCAGCGACGACATTCAAAAAGCGACGGATCTAGCCGAGCGTGCCGTCACTCAATATGGCATGAGCAATACCCTTGGGCCAATTGCCTTTGAAAAGAATTCAGCACAATTCCTGCAAGGCAGCAGTTCTCGACGCTCAATTAGTGCAGAAGTTGCGGCAGAGATTGATCGTCAAGTTAAGCAGAACATCGATAAAGCTCATGATATGGCTTTGAAAATTCTGCAACTCAACCTTGACTTGCTAGAGTCTACGACCCAAATCTTGTTAGAGAAAGAAGTGCTAGAAGGCGATGAGTTGCAACAAAGTTTAGCCAAAGTGCAAGCACCCGCAGGTTTGCATACCTGGCTAATGAAAGGTTAATTGAAGCTGGAATAAACTCAACTTTAGATTGGGCAATAGGGTGGGAGACGAATATCCAGCAAGTATATTGCATTGCCCCACCCTGTGCTTCTGCTCCCAATAGTGAATTGGTATTACAGGCAGTTTGCTAGTATGCTTCGGTCAGTCCGATGCACCAAGGTTGTTAGCTCTTGCCAATCGCTCAGTTAGTTCTTGATCTTCTTGTTTGTAGATCACCTTCTCTTTTTGAATAAAGATGTTTGCTAAAGCATCATAGGCTTCAGCCCACGCCAAGATAACTTCATCAGTTGCGGCATCTTGCAAAACATCTTTCATAGCTTGCAAAAGCTTTTCACCTATCAGCGGATACTGCTCAGGAAGTATGCGAGTCTCTACATGACGATG from Chlorogloeopsis sp. ULAP01 encodes the following:
- a CDS encoding SDR family oxidoreductase produces the protein MKLLIFGATGSIGRQLVKQALEQEYTVTAFTRDPAKLDIKHPNLKIVQGDVMDLASVEKALQGQDAVLCAIGAGKNGTIRSQGTRHIIHAMEKAGVQRLICQTTLGIGDSWDNLNFFWKYIMFGVFLRQAYADHVKQENYIKQSHLNWTIVRPGAFIDGNRTDTYRHGFPGTDKTSKLKISRADVADFMLKQLTDDSYLHKTPSVSY
- a CDS encoding class I SAM-dependent methyltransferase, with translation MNIQAAYDSWSATYDADENLTRDLDQVVTRETLMGLRYKSVVEIGCGTGKNTLLLSQIAEKVYAIDFSAPMLEKAKEKITSSNVIFVTGDITKSWACSNESADLITCNLVLEHIEDLSFIFSEAFRVLVKGGYFFICELHPFRQYRGTQANFQRNQEVIKIPTFVHHISDFFNTAKNHNFMLEDFREWWHKQGQNKLPRLASFLFRK
- a CDS encoding AraC family transcriptional regulator, which produces MTNPATDQTETTYLPILSSQAQGWENILVEEFQQPPGEARCHYSDEHTIYLSLAPHPIRLLQIQGDKTHTGLYTKGDISVTPAKTPLFARWEKDDHYLQIRIASRFIQSVATEALAMNPEQLELLPEFRIRDSQIEAIAMMFLCELQQENLGGRLYIESLANVLAVHLLRQYVAAKPYIQTYEGGLSERQLLQVLEYINEHLNQDIKLVDLAQLLNISQFHFSHLFKRSLGTAPYQYLIQQRIERAKQLLKQTNLSIMDIALECGFNSHSHLSKQFRQFTGMTPKAYRAN
- a CDS encoding SDR family oxidoreductase, with product MEKVLIVTGGSRGIGAATACLAAERGYAVCINYLRNQEAANQIVDSIKHSGGRAIAIAADVASETNVIHLFNQVDQQLGKVTALVNNAGILEPQTRVENMDAARLQRILTTNIIGSFLCAREAIKRMSTKHGGRGGAIVNVSSAASRLGSPGEYVDYAASKGAIDTMTIGLAKEVADEGIRVNAVRPGFIYTDIHASGGEPNRVERVKEFVPMKRGGQAIEVAKAILWLLSDEASYTTASFIDISGGK
- the ftsH gene encoding ATP-dependent zinc metalloprotease FtsH → MKTETSSQSAYNKFIEQVKSSQVQWVAIKPDRIEYTLKPEFGSQRYYTEFSGQIEDLSRLLHSYNVEFATIPDNSANAAGIIGLLLSTGMLVGIFAWLLKFTNAGGGVGVGMGMGKSNARVYSRGKTGTTFADVAGADEAKQELQEVVDFLSNGEKYRKIGAKIPKGVLLVGPPGTGKTLLAKAVAGEAGVPFLSMSGSEFVEVFVGVGASRVRDLFNQAKRQAPCIIFIDELDAIGKTRGNNPIGGNDEREQTLNQLLTEMDGFDGNNGVIVIAATNRPEILDPALLRPGRFDRQVLVDRPDKSGRLEILRVHTRSVSLSKDVELEVIAAQTPGFAGADLANLVNEAALMAARKNHQVVFMSDFQEAIERVIAGLERRSRILTPLERQTVAYHEVGHALVGALMPSGAKVSKISIVPRGLGALGYTLQMPEGDRFLLLEDELRGQLATLLGGRAAEEIVFGKVSTGASDDIQKATDLAERAVTQYGMSNTLGPIAFEKNSAQFLQGSSSRRSISAEVAAEIDRQVKQNIDKAHDMALKILQLNLDLLESTTQILLEKEVLEGDELQQSLAKVQAPAGLHTWLMKG